The Deinococcus reticulitermitis DNA segment TCACCTGTACTTGGACAGGTCCACCTTGTTCTTGCGGGCGAACTCGGCGGCGGCGCGGTCGAGGGTGGTCTGGGCCTGCTTCTTGGCCTGGTCGAGGCTGAGGTTGCCGCTGAGGTACAGCCCGAAGATGCGCTGCATGTCCACCCAGCCGAGATTGGCGGTGGCCGTCGCGGCGCCGATGGAACGCTGCGGCAACTGCACCTGCTGCGCGAAGGCTCCGCTGTCGAAGTTGCCCAGGCTGAGCTTGCTCACCGTGGCGCCGGGCCAGGTCGGCACATAGCTGCCCTGCTCCGCCGCCAGCCGCTGGAGGTTTTTCGGCGTGCCGAAGTAGCGCATCCAGTCGAGGACGGCCTGCGGCTTGCCCTGCTCGCGCATGGTCTTGTTGGACACGGGCGTGCTCATCGCGTACTGGAAGCTGCCGGTGCGCGAATAGGCATTGGCGGTGTTCACGCCGGTGGTGCCGGGCAGGTCACGCTTGGTCAGCTTCGGGAAGTTGAAGGTGCCCACCGGGAACTTCACGCCGGCGTCCTGCATTTCCCGGACCTTGTAGCCGCCCTCGTAGAGCATGGCTTCTTTCTGACCCACGAAATCCTGGAAAGCGTCGTAATTCTTGGCAGGGTCAGCGGTCAGGTAGTCTTTGGGCCAGGTGTCGGTGAACTGCTTCATCAGGGGCCACCAGGACATGAAGCGGGGGTCCTTGGGCGTCAGGATGCCCTTGGAGATGGCGACGGCCTCGTCGAGCGGCGACTGACCGGGGAGGCCGTCGTAGCCGGTGAGCTTGGCGTAGTCCTTGCTGTAGAGGTCCGAGAGGAAGTGGCGGCTCCACCACGGGTAAGCAGGCACCGCGTGCATGGGGTAGACGCCGATGGCGTTGAGCCGCTTGGAGGCGGCGATCAGCTCGGACCAGCTGGACGGAACCTTGGTGATTCCGGCCTTTTTGAAGAGGTCCTTGTTGTAGTAGATGCCGTAAGCCCCTTTATCCCCGCTGAGGGTATAGACGGCCCCGCTCACGCTGCGGCTCTCGGCGAGCTGCGCTTTGTTCATCACGTCCTGCCAGGCTTTGTTGCCGGGGATGTAGGGGTTGGGCTGCTTGAAAAAAGGCGCGAGATCGGTGGCCACGCCCTTGGGTAAAGTCGAGTTCAGGTTGTAGGTCTGAGCCCAGTACACGTCGAACAGCTCACCTGCCGCCGCTTTGACGCGGATCATCGTGTTGGTATCAGGAATAGGTTCGGTGTGAAACTTGATCTTGATTCCTGGGTACTTCTTCTCGTACTCGTCGGCGATCTGCTGAAAGACCTTCAGGGGTTTGACCTCCCCCGGAAAGTTGGGGGTGTAGTCCGAAGCGCTCATCGTAATGGTGCCGCGCCAGCTTCCAGGCGCAGCCACGGCGAGGGACGGCAGAGAAACGAGCAGAAGGGTGGTCACGGCAGTGCGGCACTTCACAGGGCCTCACTTCACAGGGCCTCCTCTGTCCACGGGAACGTGTGGATCATGGGGTACAGATCATAAGGAGGCCGATCAGGTTAGGATTGGGCGGAATCGTACGGAAAGATGGCGTCGAATTGTGGGGGGCTCAGCTGCTGGCGCAGTGGTGTAAAAAGCGAAAAACCCCGCTTGCGCGAGGTCTTCTCTGGCGTGCCCGAAGAGATTCGAACTCCTGGCCTTCTGATCCGTAGTCAGACGCTCTATCCAGCTGAGCTACGGGCACATGCCTGTGATGATGGGTACTGCTTGGCGGAGAGGGCGGGATTCGAACCCGCGGTACACTTTTAAGGCGTACGAGCGTTTAGCAAACGCTTGGTTTAAGCCGCTCACCCACCTCTCCAGATTGTCATGACCCGGCTTGCGCTGGACTTTCGCGGGCTGGGCTTTGGCGAGGGGTGAGGGATTCGAACCCCCGGTAGGTTGCCCCACTACGGTTTTCAAGACCGTTGCCTTCAACCACTCGGCCAACCCCCCAGTTCTGATGGCCAGTTCTGGCGGGTGCGCTCTGAACTGACCATCTCAAGCGCGAGAGGAAGTATATGGGGGGCCCCCAAAGTTGTCAACGGCCCCACTTTTTGTGCCGCCTCAGGAGCAGCGTCGCCATGCCCAGACTGAGCAGCGCCCAGCCCTGGGCAGCGGGCCTGGCAGCGGGATACCGCGCTGTCCCGGCGAGCAGGGCCCGCAACGCCTGCTCGTGCGGGGTGGGTTCCGGCATGGGAACGCGGCTTTCCGGCAGGTGGAGGTCCGCCCACAGGAGGTCCTCGCGGTAGGCGTTCTCGCGGGGGTGGCCGCTGTTTGCGGCGAGGTGCTGCCCAAGAGCGCGCAGCTCGTCAGGCGCTCCTTCGGCCACCCACGGAGCGAGCGCGATAAAGCCGGGGCGGGGCTCGGTCAGGGCGTAACTGCGCGGCTCGGGGGCGTCCTCGCCGCGGCCCGTGATGGCGCTCTGGCCGTCGAAGGTCAGGTCGAGGAGGTTGCCCACCACCATCGGGTTGACGGCGTAGCGGATGCTTTTGCCGTGGGTCGTTGCCGTCCAGCTCGATTCGAGCCAGGCGACTGGCTGGTCCCGCACGTTCCCTGGGTCCGGTGGCAGACCTTCCAGGGCGGTCCAGGGCGCAGCGTTGGCATCGGGCTGAAGCAGCACGGTGCAGCCGCCAGCCTCGAGCCTTCCGATCACGTCGGCCCGGAACGCGTCGAGGCTGATCGCCACCCCCAGGTCACCCACCGGCGTCGGGAAGACCCGCAGCTCCGAAAGCTCACCGGGCGAGAGGTCTACGCCCCCGGCCTCCTCGGCGGGCGTGAGGTGCACCTTGTCAGCCACGCCGATCAGGTCGCCCTGCGGCCCAAACAGCACGCTCTGGTTGGTGAGGACGCCCGGCGCGCGGCGGACCTCTTTGCCCCCCTGACCCAGTGCGTAGCGGGGCATCGGCGCCGAGCCGCAGCAGAGGTAGACGCCGTACTCACGCGCGAGGTCTCGGCAGGTCTCCAGGTAAAGCCGGGTGTTGCCGGCGCTGCCGGCGAGTTGCAGCGCCCGGACTGGAGAGACGCGCTCGCGCATAAGCACGGCCAGGGCGCCCGGCAGTCGCACGAGAAAAAGCGCCGCCGCGGCCCGCTCGAAGGTGCCGAGCCATGCGGCCCAGCCTGCCCCCCGCAGGACGAGGGGCAGGCCGTTGAGTTCGGTCAAGACGACCAGGTTCGGGCGGTCAGGCGCGAGATGTGGGCGAGCGGCTTCAAGCTGCGAGCGCAACCAGGCGCGAAAGGCCCGCGCCGTGAAGAAGTGTGGCGCCGCCCACCTGGGCTGCACAGCGATGGCCCGGAACTGCCTGGTCATGGGGGGCAGCTTAGCCTGAGCCCGCAGGACTCTGCGCGCCGGGAACGCATCTGCCACACTGGGGCGCGTGATTGACCTGATTGCCCGTAAACCGCCGCCGGCCGGCCTGCGCCCCACGCTGCGCCGCAGCCTTCAGGCCGTGATGGAGCATTTCGGGGTGGGTGACAAGGAAATCACGGTGGTGCTCGTGGGGGACCGGATGATCCGGCAGCTCAAGCGCGAGCACTGGGGCGAGGACGCCCCGACCGACGTGCTCAGTTTTCCGACCTGGGAGCCGGGAGATCCGTTCGTGCCGCCTCACCTGGGCGACATCATCATCAGCCTCGATACGGCGGGGCGACAGGCGCAGGCGCGGGGCCATTCGCTGACCCGCGAGGTGGCGCTGCTCGCCTCGCATGGCCTGACCCACCTCGTCGGTCACGATCATCCGCACGCGGCGGGCCTCGGCTACGAGGAGGGCGCAATCGGAGCCGAGTGGCAGGTGTTCCATGACGCCTGGGCAGTGGCGCGCGCGGCCCTCACCGAGCTGGACCCAGCCGGAGCGGGCCACGGATGAATTCGGGGGGCTCGGCGCTGAGCCTGCGCCGCTGGTGGCGCTCGGTGGGCTTTGCCTGGGCCGGCGTGGCGCACACCTACCGCAGCCAGCCCAATTTCAGGATCGAGGTCTGGGCCGCCGTGACCGCGCTTGGCCTCACTGTCCTATTGCGTGCGCCCCTCGCGCCCATCGCCCTGTGCTGCGCCCTCGTGCTCAGCCTTGAACTCGTCAACACCGCGCTTGAGGCCGCCGTGGACCTCGCCAGCCTGGAGCGTCACCCCCTCGCCCGGGCCGCGAAAGATGCGGCGGCGGGCGCAGTGCTCGTGGCAAGCGGCGGGGCGCTGCTCGTTGGGGTGAGCGTACTTGGCGGCGCGCTGTGGAGCCGGCTCACGTGAGGGCTCAGGCCCTGGGCGCGTAGCTGCCTTCGAGTTGCACGAGCCGGGCATGCTGGGCACGTTCGCTCTCCAGAATCAGGTCGGCCAGGGTGGTGCTGCCCAGGACTCCCCTCAGGGCGGCGTCGACCCGGAACCACAGATCCTGGGTGCCGCAGACCGTATGGCTGCCGCAAACATGGTCCTCCTCAACACACGAGACGGGCGCGATACTGCCTTCGAGCGTGGTCACCACGTCATAAGCACTGATGCTGGCGGCGGGGCGGGCGAGGCGGTAGCCGCCGTGGGCGCCGCGCACGCTCTTGATAAATCCGGCGCGGCGCAGGTTGCTGGCAATCTGCTCGAGGTAATGCTGGCTGATGCCCTGGCGCTCGGCCACGTCCTTGAGCGGCACGGCCTGCCCATCGCGGCGTCCGATCTCGATCAGCGCCCGCAGGCCGTACTGTGCTTTGGTGGACACCCACATGCGCCTCAGTCTACCGCAGGGCTGTGGGGCAGGCTGGAAGCCAGGGCAGGTTTGCGGGGGTGGACGGGGCAGTCCCGGGCCGCACCGGAACGCCGCCGCGGACATCACAGAAAAGCGTGCCAGCGCAGGCAAACGCCCCCTGACCGTGTGGTAGCCTGCCCAGGATATGAAGAACACCTTCGCCGTCACCATGACGCTGCTGCTGGCGCTGACGCTCGGCGGCTCGTTCGCCGGATACCGCATCGCCACCGCCTCTCACCATGCCGAGGGCGCGGCGGAAGGTGAGGCGAAAGGGGCGGCCGGCGCTCAGGGTGAGCAGGGCAACGTTCCAGGACAGGTCAAGAGCGAGGAAGCCCCGAGCGCCCAGCGCGCCTCGACCGGCTCCGATACTCAGGGACAGACCACCGGCAATGTCCGGCAGCAAGAGACCGGCGGAACGCAGTCCGGCGAAAACGGCGTCGTGATAAACAGCGGCGGCGCCGATCCGAGTGGCCGGACGAGCAACGAGGGCAGCGACGCCACCGACGGCACCAACAACGCCGGGTCCGGCACCGCCAGCATCGACAACACCGCCGGCGCCACCGGCAACACCAACGCCAACCGCGCGGCGGCGGGCGAGGACAACAACGACGCGAGCGCCCAGGGCGACGCGGCGGCGGGCGAGGCCAAGTTCGCGGCCAACTGCGCGGCCTGCCACGGTCAGGGAGGCGTCGGCGGCGGCGTCGGCCCGGCCATCAACACCCCCGACGGCCCCAAAGCCTGGAGCCTCGAGGAGTTCACCCTCACCCTGCGTGAGGGCCGCACCCCCACCAAGACCCTGAACGCCGTGATGCCGCGCTACGTCGCCACCCAGATCACCGATCAGGAGATCGCCAACCTGCACGCCTACATCAAGGGCCTCTGAGCCGGCGCCGCGCGCTCCCCTCTCCTCTCTATTGCAGGGCCGCTCGGAGTCTCCCGCTGCGGCCTTCGGCCTGCCCATGCTGCTGACCCTCGCTCCTCACCCCGACTGGCCGGAGGCTGCCCCGCCCACCCGCGCGGCGCTCGGGCAGGCGGTGGGGCTGCTGCTGCCGCACGACGGCCAGCCCGCCGCCGCCCTGCTTGGGCAACCGGAGCGCTGGGGAGACCTGCAATTCCTGACCTCTGCGCTCAGGCGCGGCGTGCCGGTGCTCGGCTGGGGCAGTGGGGCGGCGCTGCTCGGGCGCGCGCTCGGGGCGCGGGTGCATGTGGGGGAGCTCGACTGGAGCGAGGCGCCGCGCGGCGCGCAGGTGGAGCGCTGGAAAGCGGCGAGGCCCCAGCTCTGGCAGTCCGGACGGGCGCTCGCCTGGGCGGGCACCGAGCTGCCGCGCGAGGTCCGGGACCGCTTCCTGGCGGCGCTGCCGGCCTGGGCCGACCGCTGGCCGGTTCTCCCCTCGAAGAGATCGGCGGCGAGGCGGTCCTGCACGCCCTGCTGAGCGATTTCTACGCGCGGGCGCGGGCCGACGCCCTGATCGGACCGGTCTTGGGGGCGGCAGTGGGCGACTGGGAAACGCACCTCGACCGCGTGACGGCTTTCTGGATCACGCTGCTCGGCGGGGTGGAGCCGGGCGGACCCGGCCTCTGGCGCGGTGACCTGGGCGCGGCGCACACGGGCCTCGGCCTGCGGCGCGCGCACCTGGAGCGCTGGCTGGAGCTGTTCGGAGAGGCGGCGCAGGCCCACCTGACGCCGGCCGCGGCGGAGGGGCTCACGGCCCGTGCCCGGCGGATGGGCGAGCGGCTGAGACCGGCGGCGCGGCGTTCCTGAGCGGCGCTTAAGCCTCCCTGAACACGGCGGCAACCATCTCACCCTGGAGCCCGTACCCTTCGGAGATGAACATCCCCTTTCTGAAGACCGGCGACCTGCCGGGCGGCGTGACGCACCCCACCTGGGTGGTCCTCGATATCACCGGCGCCTACCCCGAGCGGCAGCCGACGCAGCCCCTCGCTGCCCTGCTGAGCCGCACCGAGACCGTCGAGGCGCTCGCCGCCCGCGCCGAGAAGCTCTCGAAGGCCGAGTGGCTGCACGGCGTCCTCGTGCGCGTCACCGAGTTCGCGGCGGCGCCGGCGACCGCGCACGCGATCCGCGAGATCCTCAGGCGCCTCTCCGAGAAAAAGCGCGTGATCGCCTACGTCCCGCAGCTCACGATGGTGTCTCTGATCGCGGCGAGCGGCGCCCCGGAGATCGCCGCGCCCGAGTCGGCGGACGTGGTGCTGGGCGGCTTTGCCACCGAGCCCACGTTCCTCGGGGAGTTCCTGAAAAAGCGCGGCATCGAGTTTGAGAACCTGCGGATCAAGGAGTACAAGGCGGCGCTGACCCGCTTCTCGCAAGACCACATGGACGAGGCCAACCGCGAGCAGTTGCGCACCTACCTCGCCGGGATGGAGCAGGCCTGGGTGACGGACCTCGCGCGGGCACGCGGCGTGAGCGAGGAGGTTGCGCGCGGCTGGCTGGACGCCGACCTCACCTCGGCGCAGGGGGCACTGGAGGCGGGATTGATCACCAAAGTCGCCTACGAGGACGAACTCGTCGGCCCCGGCACCCGGCCCCTGAGCGCGGTGCTCGACCTGCTGACCCCGTCACGGCCCGCGAAAGCGAAGGCCGGCAAGGTCGCCGTGGTGCCAGTGATCGGGACCATCGTGACCGGCAAGAGCCGCACCAACCCGCTGCCCCTGCCGCTGCTCGGCGGGCCGATGGCGGGGGCCGACACGGTCGTCGCCGCGCTGCGGCACGCGCAGGAGGACAAAGACACGGGAGCCATCGTCGTGTACGTGAACAGCGGCGGCGGCTCGGCGCTCGCCTCGGACCTGATGTGGCGTGAGATCGCCAAGAGCGAGAAGCCGGTGGTCGTCGTGATGGGCGAGTACGCGGCGAGCGGCGGCTACTACCTCGCCACCCACGCCCGGCGCATCGTGGCGAGCCCGTACACCCTGACCGGCAGCATCGGCGTGGTGAGCGGCAAGCCGGTGATGCAGGAATTCAACGCCCGCCAGGGTCTGAAGCCCGAGCGGGTGGGCCGTGACCGCGCGCTGATGTACTCGGCGAGCCGCCCCTACACCGACGAGGAACGCGCCCACATCGAACGCGGCATCGGCGAGGTGTATGACCGCTTCGTGACCCGTGTGGCCGAGGGACGCAAACTCAGCAAGGAACGGGTCAACGAGCTGGGCCGGGGGCGCATCTGGTCGGGGCTCGACGCGCTCGACCTCGGCTTGGTGGATGAACTCGGTGACCTGCACGTGGGCCTCACGCGCGCCCGAGAGCTCGCCGGGTTGCCGCACGACGCGCCCGTCTGGAACGCCGGCCCGAAGAAGCGCGGCCCCTTTCCCGAGTTCGTGGAAGAGGTCGGGCAGGCGGCGCGGCTGGGCGCGGGCGTCAGTCTCTGGCCCTTTGGCCGCGAGCGGGTGCTGACCTGGTTC contains these protein-coding regions:
- a CDS encoding ABC transporter substrate-binding protein, coding for MKCRTAVTTLLLVSLPSLAVAAPGSWRGTITMSASDYTPNFPGEVKPLKVFQQIADEYEKKYPGIKIKFHTEPIPDTNTMIRVKAAAGELFDVYWAQTYNLNSTLPKGVATDLAPFFKQPNPYIPGNKAWQDVMNKAQLAESRSVSGAVYTLSGDKGAYGIYYNKDLFKKAGITKVPSSWSELIAASKRLNAIGVYPMHAVPAYPWWSRHFLSDLYSKDYAKLTGYDGLPGQSPLDEAVAISKGILTPKDPRFMSWWPLMKQFTDTWPKDYLTADPAKNYDAFQDFVGQKEAMLYEGGYKVREMQDAGVKFPVGTFNFPKLTKRDLPGTTGVNTANAYSRTGSFQYAMSTPVSNKTMREQGKPQAVLDWMRYFGTPKNLQRLAAEQGSYVPTWPGATVSKLSLGNFDSGAFAQQVQLPQRSIGAATATANLGWVDMQRIFGLYLSGNLSLDQAKKQAQTTLDRAAAEFARKNKVDLSKYR
- a CDS encoding nitrilase-related carbon-nitrogen hydrolase, whose amino-acid sequence is MTRQFRAIAVQPRWAAPHFFTARAFRAWLRSQLEAARPHLAPDRPNLVVLTELNGLPLVLRGAGWAAWLGTFERAAAALFLVRLPGALAVLMRERVSPVRALQLAGSAGNTRLYLETCRDLAREYGVYLCCGSAPMPRYALGQGGKEVRRAPGVLTNQSVLFGPQGDLIGVADKVHLTPAEEAGGVDLSPGELSELRVFPTPVGDLGVAISLDAFRADVIGRLEAGGCTVLLQPDANAAPWTALEGLPPDPGNVRDQPVAWLESSWTATTHGKSIRYAVNPMVVGNLLDLTFDGQSAITGRGEDAPEPRSYALTEPRPGFIALAPWVAEGAPDELRALGQHLAANSGHPRENAYREDLLWADLHLPESRVPMPEPTPHEQALRALLAGTARYPAARPAAQGWALLSLGMATLLLRRHKKWGR
- the ybeY gene encoding rRNA maturation RNase YbeY; this encodes MIDLIARKPPPAGLRPTLRRSLQAVMEHFGVGDKEITVVLVGDRMIRQLKREHWGEDAPTDVLSFPTWEPGDPFVPPHLGDIIISLDTAGRQAQARGHSLTREVALLASHGLTHLVGHDHPHAAGLGYEEGAIGAEWQVFHDAWAVARAALTELDPAGAGHG
- a CDS encoding diacylglycerol kinase — translated: MNSGGSALSLRRWWRSVGFAWAGVAHTYRSQPNFRIEVWAAVTALGLTVLLRAPLAPIALCCALVLSLELVNTALEAAVDLASLERHPLARAAKDAAAGAVLVASGGALLVGVSVLGGALWSRLT
- a CDS encoding Rrf2 family transcriptional regulator; the protein is MWVSTKAQYGLRALIEIGRRDGQAVPLKDVAERQGISQHYLEQIASNLRRAGFIKSVRGAHGGYRLARPAASISAYDVVTTLEGSIAPVSCVEEDHVCGSHTVCGTQDLWFRVDAALRGVLGSTTLADLILESERAQHARLVQLEGSYAPRA
- a CDS encoding c-type cytochrome, which codes for MKNTFAVTMTLLLALTLGGSFAGYRIATASHHAEGAAEGEAKGAAGAQGEQGNVPGQVKSEEAPSAQRASTGSDTQGQTTGNVRQQETGGTQSGENGVVINSGGADPSGRTSNEGSDATDGTNNAGSGTASIDNTAGATGNTNANRAAAGEDNNDASAQGDAAAGEAKFAANCAACHGQGGVGGGVGPAINTPDGPKAWSLEEFTLTLREGRTPTKTLNAVMPRYVATQITDQEIANLHAYIKGL
- a CDS encoding group III truncated hemoglobin, which gives rise to MSDFYARARADALIGPVLGAAVGDWETHLDRVTAFWITLLGGVEPGGPGLWRGDLGAAHTGLGLRRAHLERWLELFGEAAQAHLTPAAAEGLTARARRMGERLRPAARRS
- a CDS encoding S49 family peptidase, whose product is MNIPFLKTGDLPGGVTHPTWVVLDITGAYPERQPTQPLAALLSRTETVEALAARAEKLSKAEWLHGVLVRVTEFAAAPATAHAIREILRRLSEKKRVIAYVPQLTMVSLIAASGAPEIAAPESADVVLGGFATEPTFLGEFLKKRGIEFENLRIKEYKAALTRFSQDHMDEANREQLRTYLAGMEQAWVTDLARARGVSEEVARGWLDADLTSAQGALEAGLITKVAYEDELVGPGTRPLSAVLDLLTPSRPAKAKAGKVAVVPVIGTIVTGKSRTNPLPLPLLGGPMAGADTVVAALRHAQEDKDTGAIVVYVNSGGGSALASDLMWREIAKSEKPVVVVMGEYAASGGYYLATHARRIVASPYTLTGSIGVVSGKPVMQEFNARQGLKPERVGRDRALMYSASRPYTDEERAHIERGIGEVYDRFVTRVAEGRKLSKERVNELGRGRIWSGLDALDLGLVDELGDLHVGLTRARELAGLPHDAPVWNAGPKKRGPFPEFVEEVGQAARLGAGVSLWPFGRERVLTWFDQDIKLS